The Actinoplanes sp. N902-109 genomic interval CCTCCGGCCCGAGCAGCCAGCGGTCCCCGGCCTGCCGCCGCTGATGATCGTTGAAAGCCGTCATGACCTGCTCGTCCAGCGGGTGCGGCGGGTCCAGCGTGACCTCGCCCGCCACCGACAGCGTGAACAGCGCGGGCGTACCGGTCGCCACGCACAGATCGGCCAGCGCGGTCACCTCGTCGGCCGTGAACAGATCCAGCAGCGCCGAGCACGTGACCAGCGACACCCCGGCGAGGTGTTCCTCGGTCAGGTCGGCCACGTCCAGCTGTGCGGTCTCCGCGCTCACCCCGGCGGGCAAGTGCGCTTGCGCGTACGAAAGGAGCACCGGGTCCCGGTCCTGCAGGATCCAGTGCTGCGGCCCGGGCAGCCGGGGAGCGAGCCACCGCCCCATCGACCCCGTGCCACAGCCCAGGTCCCGCACCACGATCCGCCCGTCGTAACGGGGCAACCCGGCCTGATCGGCCAGCTCGGTCGAGCGCGCGGCCGCGTCGGCGGGCTCCCGCAGCAGCAACCAGTCGGTGCTGAACTCTCCGCCCTCGCTCATGGTTTCCTGCCTTCCTGGCCTGCGCCTGCGAGGCCGTCGTTCGGTGCGACCGCGGCGTGCCCGGTGCGCCCGGTCATGCCCCGGGGAAGCACCTCGCCCAGTCGTCTCGTCGTCTCGTCCCAGCCCTGCAACGTGCGCCGCCGGGCCCGGGCCGCGGCCCGCCACTCCCGCCGCAGACCGGGGTCGGTGAGCCAGCGCCGCAGCGCCCCGGCCAGCGCCGCGACGTCACCGGGCGGCACCAGCAGGCCCGGCACGCTGCCGTCCGGTGCCGTACCGACGGCTTCGGGCACGCCCTGCACCTGGGTGGCCAGCACGGGGATGCCGCGCGCGAGTGCCTCGGTGAGCACCATCCCGTACGTCTCGGCGCGCGACGGCAGCACGAGCAGATCGGCCGCGGCGTACGTGCCGGCCAGCTCCGTCCCGGTGCGGGTGCCGACATAACGGACCCGCGGGTTGGCCCGGCGGGTGGCGGCGGCGAAGCCCGGATCGCGGTCCAGCGCCCCGGCGCAGACGCAGTCCCAGGCCAGGTCGTCCAGGGTCAGCAGGGCCGCGGCGAGCACGTCCTGGGCCTTGCGCGGCGTCACAGCGGCCACGCACAGCAACCGGTTGCCGGCCGGGCTCGGTTCGGCCTCCGGCGCGGGATCGACCCCCGGGGCAGCGACCTGGACGGACCCGGCCGGCAAACCGTGCAGTGTTTCGATCCGGCGCGCGGCGCCCGAACTCGTCGCCACCACCGCCGTCGCTGCCCGCAGCACCCGCCCCTCCCCCGCGCTCAACGCCGCGGGCGCTCCCGTCTCGTCGCCGAGCGGGAGGTGCACCAGGATCACGGTGGTCAGCCGGGCCGCGTGCCGTTCCACCGGGCCGGGTGCCGCGCACGCGACCAGACCGTCGAGCAGCACCACGGACCGGTCGGGAATGCCGGACAGCGTGGCGTCCAGCCGGGCCTCGTCCGCGGGCGAGGGGTGCGGCCAGGCGCCGTCGACCGGGAGTTCGCACACGTCGCGGGTCGCCGCCAGGCCGGTCAGCACCCGGCGGTCGTAGGTGTTGCCACCGCTGGGTGCCGCCGGGTCGTCGATCCCACCCGGCAGCACCGCCCACAACGGTCCGGTCACAGCTCCCGCTCGTACGACGCCCATGCGATGTGCGACTCGTGCAGGGTCACGGCCAGCGCGGTGAGCCCGTTGCCGGCCACCTTGTCGGCGAGCCGGTCGGCGATGACCTTGGCGAGGAACTCCGTGGACGTGTTGACGCCGGTGAAGTCGGGGTCGTCGTCGAGATTACGGTAGCTGAGCGCGCCGCAGATCGCGTGCAGCTCCTGGCTGGCCAGACCGATGTCGATGACGATGTTGTCGGCGTCCAGCTCGGGGCGCTTGAACGTGGCGTCCACCACGAAGGTGGCACCGTGCAGCTTCTGCGCCGGGCCGAACACCTCGCCCTGGAAGCTGTGGGCGACCATGATGTGATCACGGACGGTGACGCTGAACATTCACTCTCCTGTCTCGTAGGTGATGACATGGCACAGGGCCGGCAGCTCGCCGCTGGTCAGCCGGGGCAGGACGGCGGGCAGCTCGGCGAAGCGCGACTCCCCGGTGAGCAGCGCGTCGAACACCGGGTCGGCGAGCAGGTCCAGCGCGATGGCCAGCCGGTCGGCGTAGGTACGCCGACCGCGCCGGGCCGGGGCGATGCCACCCACCTGACTGCTCCGCACGACCAGCCGCCGGGAGTGGAAGAACTCGCCGAGCGGCACGCTGACCTCGCGGTCGCCGTACCAGCTGAGCTCGACGACCGTACCCTCGGTGGCCAGCAGCTCCAGCGAGCGGGTCAGCCCGGCCGAGGTGGCGCTGGCATGCACGACCAGGTCGCAGTCGCCGGTCGCGTCGCCCGGCAGCGCGAAATCCACCCCCAGTGCGGCGGCCACCCCGGCCCGCTGCGGGTTCGCATCCACCAGCTGCACCCGGGCACCGGGGAACCGGGACAGGATGGCGGCCACGCTGGCGCCGACCATGCCCGCGCCCACCACGGCGATCCGGTCACCGATCAGCGGCGCGGCGTCCCACAGGCCGTTCAGCGCGGTCTCGACGGTCCCGGTCAGCACCGCCCGCCGCGGCGGCACGGTGTCGGGCACCACGGTCACCGCCTCGACCGGCACGACGAAGCGCGTCTGGTGCGGGAAGAGGCTGAACACCGTACGGCCGACAAGGGTCTCGGGTCCTCGCTCCACCACCCCGACGTTGAGGTAGCCGTACTTCACCGGCGCGGGAAAATCGCCCTCCTGGAAGGGTGCGCGCATCGCGGCGTGCTGGCTGGCCGGGACACCACCGCGGAAGACGAGCGTCTCGGTGCCGCGCGAGACCCCCGAGTGCAGCGTCCGGACGAGCACCTCACCGGGGCCCGGATCGGGCACCTCGACGGGCCGGATCTCCCCGGTGCCCGGCTGCGCGACCCAGAACGCGCGGTCCGTCATCGTGATCTCCTTCGTGCCGCAGTGAACCAACTCCGCCCGGGAACCGTGTTGAGCGAAGACAGCGGCAACCATACGCGCGACGCGATCTTGCGCCTCCGGAGGCACAGTGACCATGAGTATCGGCACGATGACGGCCCGCCCGGCCCGGGGTCCCCTCGCGGGTCTCGCCGCCCACCTGCTCCTGACCGTCGCGCTGGCGGCCACGGCGGGTGTCACCGCGGGCGGCTGGCTGGCCGGTACGGTCTATGCCGTCGGGCTCTACCTTGCCCTGCGTACGGGGATGGAGCAGGCCGGCATGCGCGCACTCGGTCCCGCCAACACGGTGACCCTGGGCCGGGCGGTGCTGGTCGGCGGCGTCACCGCCCTGGTCGTCACGTCGTTCCAGCGGCACGTACCGCTGGCGCTGCTGGTCACCCTGGTCGGCGTCGCCCTGGCCCTGGACGGCGTGGACGGCCAGGTAGCCCGGCGCACCGGCACCACCACCGCCCTGGGCGCACGCTTCGACATGGAGATCGACGCCTTCCTCATCCTGGTGCTCAGCATCTATGTGGCGGCCGACTTCGGCTGGTGGACCGTGGCGATCGGCGCCTTCCGCTACGCCTTCGTCGCGGCATCCTGGGCCGCCCCCTGGCTGAGCGCCGCCCTGCCCGCGAAGTTCTCCCGCAAGGTGGTCGCGGCCCTGCAGGGCGTCGTCCTCGTGGTGGTCACCGCCGGGCTGCTCCCCCACGCCGCGGCCTTCCTGGCGCTGACCCTCGCACTGGGCTCGCTGACCTGGTCCTTCGGCCGCGACATCAGCTGGCTCCGCCGCACCGAACACCACCGCCGCGCCCACGCCGCCGCCACCCGCCGGACGGCCACCCCCCGCCGCCACGTCCCGCACCCGGCCCACACCTGAACCTGCCGGCTCAAGGACTGCATATCAGGACGGCTCGCGGGCCCTGCGGGACAACGGTTTCTACGACTGCCTGGCCACCCAACCGATGAGGCGCGTCTGCTCACTACCGAATGGGGGATAGCCGTTCCCGCAGGTGTAATACCCGGACGGCGCTCCGGCGACCGTCAACTCCGGACTCCGCCAGTCCGACTTCTCCATGACGAAATACCGTTCCCTGTTGAGTTCGAGCACCTGCGTGTTCTGCACCGGGCCCCATCTGAAGATGATGCTGTAGGTCGCCGTCCGATGGTCGTCGAGAGGCTGGAACCTGACGTAGACGGGCCCCTTCCCCACACCGAGCTTGCCGAATCTGCAGACAGCGCTGTCGATTGACGAGGATTGCGGCAGGATCACGAACAGGAGACCCAGCAGAAGGCTGCAAAGAATTGCCGCGCCGAGCTGCAGACGTTCGGTCCGGCGCGGAGATTCGCGACGCAGGAACCAGGTCTCGATGAACCACATCGCGGCGAGAACCAGAACGAACAGGACGGATGCCGCAAGCGGGGTCCTGACGTCCCACGGGCACAGCATGTAGAAAAGAGTGACGCCGCCGGTCACGACAACACCGACGACGGCCAGCCGGAGCGTTCGTGAGTGGTCAACCGCGCGGGACAACGCGCGGTTGCCGTGTGCATCGAAGTTAGCGGGAATTTCCGGCTGCGCGTCGCCCCGGTTGCCTCCATACGCGGTGGTTACCGTAACGATCGAGGTGAGCACGGCCACGAACAGGCTCAGCACGCTGGCAATTTTGTCCGCGTCATCAAGACCTTGATCCAAAAGGAATACGGCCAGCACGAGAATCACACCGCATGCCGCAATCCATCTGATCAAGTGACCACGCTTTCCTGCGCCGCTGCTCCCGTCCCCGCCGGCCACTCTTCTCGACATCACCCGGTTTCCTGTCTGCTGGCACATGACAAGTCAGATCGGCGTGCCGGCACGCACGGATCGCTTAGGTGCCGGACGCCGCGACAGCTTACTGGCGAGAACTTCGTAAGCCATCGTCACGGATGGTCATTCGCGCAGCAGTCACCCGGATGAGCGTATCGCCGGGCAAGCCGACGACAAGATCCCCGGGTCCGGGCCAAGCGGATCGGTTTTGGCCCGGAGGATCAGCTGATGCGCCGGATGTTGGGCGACGCGGGGACCACGTCGGGGTGCAGGATCGACGCGATGGCTTCGACGCCGTCGATGAGTTTGGGGCCGGGGCGGACCACGAGGGTGTCGGCGTCGATGGCCCAGACCTGGGCGTCCGGGAAGTGCGGCAGGACGTGCCGGGCCTGGTCGGTGGCGCCGTCGAGGTGGAAGCCGCACGGGGTGACCAGGACGATGTCGGGGCGGGCCGCGGTCAGGGTTTCCCAGGTGGTCTCGACCGAGCGGCGGCCGGGGCTGGCCGCGACCGGGTGGCCGCCGGCGGCGACGATCAGGTCGGGGACCCAGTGGCCGCCCGCGAACGGCGGGTCGACCCATTCGACGGTGGCGACCCGGGGGCGGGGGCGGTCGGCGACCTGGGCGGCGACGGCGGCCAGCCGGGAGCGCAGGTGCGCCACCAGGGTGTGGGCGCGTTCGGTCACCCCGGCGCGCTCCCCCACCAGCAGGATCGTTGCCAAGACCTCGTCGAGCGTGTACGGGTCCAGCGACACCACATCGGCCTGGCAACCGAGGTGTTGCAGCGCGTCGGCGACGTGGTCCGAGGGCAGGGCGCAGACGCGGCACAGGTCCTGGGTGAGGATCAGGTCGGGGTTCAGGCCCTGCAGCGCGCCCTCGTGCAGGGTGTAGAGGTCCTCACCGGCGGCCATCCGCTCCTTCACGTAGGCGTCGATCTCGCCGGGCGCCATGCCGCGGGTGTCCTTGCCGCCCACCACCACCGTCGTGCCGGGGCGGGCGTCGCACTCGAAGGTGACGCCGGCGAGGTCGTCGCCGAGGCCGAGGGCGTACACGATGTCGGTGGCCGAGGGCAGGAGCGAAACCAGTCGCATGCCCACGAGTCTGCTCCTATGGTGGCCGGGTGTTCACACCACCCGCCGATCTGCCGGAGCCGGTGCTGCTGGCCGCGATCGAGCGCGGCTGGTCCCGTACGGGAACCGTGGTTCATCGGCCTGTCGGGTTCGGCAGCCATCATTGGGAACTGGCCGGGACGGACGGCAGCCGGTGGTTCGTCACGGTCGACGACTTGCGCAGTCGTGACCGGCACGCGCTGACCGCTGCGCTCGGTGCGGCGCAGGCGTTGCGGGCGACCGGGCGCGACTTCGTGGTGGCGCCCGTGCCGGCCCGCGACGGTTCGCCGGTGACGGTGATCGGTGACACGTTCGCGGTGGCGCTGTACCCGTTCGTCGACGGGGAGAGCTTCGGCTGGGGCGAGTTCCGGCCGGAGCAGCGACGAGCCGTGCTGGACCTGCTGGTGTCCGTGCACGGCGCGCCGGCGTCGGTGGCCGGGCAAGCGCTGCGGGAGGATTTCACTATTGCCTTGCGCGACGCGGTCACCGCTTCGATCGACCCCGCCGCCGGGCCGTACGCGCAACCCACCGCCGGCCTGCTCGCCGCGCACGCCGCCGGCCTCCGCGCCGCTTTCCGGTGGTACGACGACCTGGTCGCGGCCGTACGGACCGAGCCGGGCACCATGGTGCTCACCCACGGTGAACCGCACCCGGGCAACACCATGCGGGCGGACGGCCGGTGGCTGCTCATCGACTGGGACACCGCCCTGCTCGCGCCGCCCGAACGCGACCTGTGGGACCTCGACCCGGGTGACGGCACGGTGCACGCCGCGTACACCGCCGCCACCGGCACGGCCCTGCGCCCCGGGGTGCTCGACCTGTACCGGCTGCGCTGGGACCTGGCCGAGGTGGCCGTGTGCACCGCGCGGTTCCGGCAACCCCACGAGCGTACCGCCGACGATGCGGAGACCTGGGAGATCCTCGAGCGGACCGTGCCCGCGCTCAGGGCTCGTCCGTGAGCCCCCGCTCCCAGCGCTGCCGGCGTTCGTCCGGGGTCTGCTCCCACCACGGGGTGCCGCGCTCACCCAGCGCGACCTTCGCGGCCTGCACCCGGGCCCGGGCCGGAGCCGGGTCCTCGTCGCGCCGCAGCGCCGCCCCGACGTCGCGGCGGGCCGCCATCAGCTTGCGGCGCAGGCGGGCCGCCACCTCCTCGGGGATGGCCGGGTCGGTGGCCCGCCACCGGCGGCCCTTGATCACGACGTGGTGGCCGTCCTCGGTGCGCTCGGGCGGCTGCTGCTCAGACACCTCGCGATCGTAGGTTGTCCACAGGGTGCGTCGACACGACCCGGCGAGTCACTAAACTCGCCGGGTGACTTCCGCCCCGGCCTATGACGTCCTGCAGCGCACCTTCGGCTACTCCGCGTTCCGCGGCGAGCAGGAGCAGATCGTCGAGCACGTGATCAACGGCGGCGACGCGCTGGTGCTGATGCCCACCGGCGGTGGCAAGTCGCTGTGCTACCAGATCCCCGCCCTGGTCCGCCCGGGCACCGGCGTGGTGATCTCCCCCCTGATCGCGCTGATGCAGGACCAGGTCGACGCGCTGCGCACGCTGGGTGTGCGGGCCGGGTTCCTCAACTCGACCCAGGACCCCGACGAGCGCCGGCTCACCGAGCAGCTGTTCCTGGCCGGCGAGCTCGACCTGCTGTACGTGGCACCCGAGGGCCTGGGCGTGCCGTCCACCCAGCGGCTGCTCGACCGGGGCAGGATCGCGCTGTTCGCCATCGACGAGGCGCACTGCGTCGCCCAGTGGGGGCACGACTTCCGCCCCGACTACCTGAACCTGTCGATGCTGCACGAGCGGTGGCCGGACGTGCCGCGCATCGCGCTCACCGCGACCGCCACCAGCGCCACCCGCGAGGAGATCGCCACCCGCCTCGACCTGGCCGGCGCGCGGCACTTCACCGCCAGCTTCGACCGCCCCAACATCCAGTACCGGATCGTGCCCAAGCAGGAGCCCAAGCGCCAGCTGCTCGACCTGCTGCGCACCGAGCACGTGGGCGACGCCGGCATCGTCTACTGCCTGTCGCGTGCCTCGGTCGAGAAGATCGCCGACTTCCTCGTGCAGAACGGCATCCCCGCGCTGCCCTATCACGCCGGTCTCGACGCGCGCGTCCGGGCGGCCAACCAGAGTCGCTTCCTGCGCGAGGACGGGCTGGTCATGGTGGCCACCATCGCGTTCGGCATGGGCATCGACAAGCCCGACGTGCGCTTCGTCGCCCACCTCGACCTGCCCAAGTCCGTCGAGGGTTACTACCAGGAGACCGGTCGCGCCGGGCGCGACGGCCAGCCCTCAACCGCCTGGCTCGCGTACGGACTGCAGGACGTGGTGCAGCAACGCAAGATGATCGAGACCTCCGACGGCGATCTGGCGCACCGCCGCAACCTGGCCGCCCATCTCGACGCGATGCTGGCGCTCTGCGAGACCGTCCAGTGCCGGCGCGCCCAGCTGCTGGCCTATTTCGGTCAGCCGGGCGACAACTCCTGCGGCAACTGCGACACCTGCCTGACCCCGCCGGAGTCGTGGGACGGCACCGTGCCGGCCCAGAAGCTGCTCTCCACCGTGCTGCGCCTGCAGCGTGAACGCGGCCAGAAGTTCGGTGCCGGGCAGTCCATCGACATCCTGCTCGGCAAGACCACCGAGAAGGTCACCCAGTTCCGCCACGACGAGCTGTCGGTCTTCGGCATCGGCGCCGAGCTGCGCGAGCAGGAGTGGCGCGGGGTGGTCCGCCAGCTGCTCGCCCAGGGTCTGCTCGCCGTCGAGGGCGAGTACGGCGTGCTGGTGCTCACCGACGCCAGCGCCGAGGTGTTGCGCCGCGAGCGCCAGGTCATGATGCGCCGCGAGCCCGAACGCCCGGCCCGGGCCCCGCGCGCCCGCCGCGCCACGACCGGCGCCACCGCAGCCGCCACCCCCGACCTCGACCCGGCCGGCGCCCAGGTGTTCGAACGCCTGCGCTCGTGGCGCGCCGCCGCGGCCAAGGAGGGCGGCGTCCCGGCGTACGTCATCTTCCACGACGCCACCCTCAAACAGATCGCGGCGCTGCGCCCCGGTTCGCTCGCCGAGCTGTCCACGGTCAACGGCGTGGGCGAGAACAAGCTGGCCAAATACGGTCAGCAGGTGCTGGAGGCGCTCACCTCCTGACCGTCGTGGCCGCGGCCCGTCCGGACGCCTCCCGGGCACCGCGGTCCCGGTGCCCGCCGGTCGCAGCCGGGGAAATTCGCTTGGCCGGCGGTGCGACGATTTCCGGCATGGAGAAGATTCCCACGCTGTTCCTGCGCGACCCGCAGGACCGCAAGCGCACGCTGCCCGAGGTCAACCCGCTCTGCCAGTGGGTCCTCGACGGTCAGGGGACCCCCACGCGGAAGTACGACGGCACGTGCGTGATGCACGACGCCGACGGCACCTGGTGGGCCCGGCGCGAGGTGCGCCCCGGCCGCACCCGCCCGCCCGGCTACCGCCCGGTCATGACCGACGAGGTCACCGGCAAGACCGTGGGCTGGGAACCCATCGAGCAGTCGGCCTACGCCAGGTATTTCGCCGAAGCCCTGGGCGGCGCCCGCGGCCCGCTGCCCACCGGCACCTACGAGCTGGTCGGCCCCAAAGTCAACGGCAACCCCGAGCACACCACCGCCCACGAACTCGTCCCGCACGCCGAAGCCGAGAAACTCGACGCGCCCCGCGACTTCGCGGGCCTGCGTGCCTGGCTCCTCGCCCATCCCCGGTACGAAGGGATCGTGTGGCACCACGAGGACGGCCGCCGCGCCAAACTCAAGCACCGCGACTTCGCCGGCTGAGCCGCGGGCGGGCCGCGGGCGATCGGCCGTCTAAGCTCCCTTCATGGGTAACCTGCAGCTGGCGTCCCCGGTCGATACCGAGCGGTTCGGCGTCTATCGCGTGCCGGCCACCCCGGGCGCGCTCACCAGCCGCACCGGCCGGATCACCCGGGACGGCGAGTTCGCCGCCGAGGCCGGGCGTTACCACCTGTACGGCGGGTGGTTCTGCCCGTGGTGGCAGCGCGTCGCGATCGCCCGTGCGCTGGCCGGGCTCGCGGACGTGGTGAGCATGTCCTTCGTCGACGGTGCCCGCGACGGGCGGGGGTGGGCGTTCCGCGAGAGCCACGGCGCCGACCCGGTCAACGGCTTCACGCTGCTGCGCCAGGCGTACGAGGCGAGCGAGCCGGACTTCGCCGGGCACGTCTCGGTGCCGGCGCTGTGGGACCGGAGCACCGGCCGGCTGGTCAGCAACGACGCGCCCGCCATGGAGGTCGATCTCGCCACCTGCTTCGGACATCTGGCCACGGCGACGGCGGATCTGTACCCGGCTGCGCTGCGCACCGCGATCGACGACCTCGACGCCTGGCTCGGGCCGATCGTCAACGGCGGGCTCACGCCCGCCAACCGGGACACCGTGCTGGCCACCTTCCGCAGCCTCGACGATCGTCTCGCCGGTTCGCGCTTCCTGCTCGGTGGTGCCGCCCCGACGCTCGCCGACATCCGGCTGTTCGTGCGGCTCGTGCGCTACGACACCGGGCCCAACGCCACCCGCGCGATCACCCCGGCGCTGGACACGTTCCCGCACCTGTGGGCCTATGCCCGCGACCTTTACACCATCCCGGCGTTCCACGACACCACCGACTTCGCCGCGTTCAGCGAGCCGGGGGCCGCGCGGCTGGACTGGGGTGCGCCCGCCGGGCGATGAGGCGCCGGGTCACCGCGCGCGGACCTCGATCATCTTCCGGTGGACGACCGCACGTTCGACCTCGTTGGTGGTCAGCGTGAGCGCTTCCTCGTACGCGACGAGCGCCTCGTCGCGGCGTCCCGCCTTCCGCAGGAAGTCGGCCCGGGCCACGCTGAGATAGCCGTACGTCGCCAGGGCCGGCTCGTCCAGGAGGGGGTGCAGCGCGGCCAGCCCGGCCTCGGGCCCGTCGCGCATCCCGATGGCGACGGCCCGGTTCAGGTCGACGACGGGGTTGGGCCACAGCGCGCGCAGCACGTCGTACAGCCCGCAGATCTCCGCCCAGTCGGTCGCCGCCCAGGCCGGGGCCTCGGCGTGCACCGCGGCGATGGCGGCCTGCACGGCGTACCGGGTCGGTGCCCGGTGCCGCAGCGCCGCCACGAGCAGGGCGCTGCCCTCGGCGATCAGCGCGCGGTCCCAGCGGCTGCGGTCCTGCTCGGCCAGCAGCACGTGCCCGCCGGCGCGAGCGTCCCGGCGGGCGTCGGTGAGCAGCAGCAACGCCAGCAGCCCGGTCACGCCGATGTCGTCGGGCAGCACGGTGTGCAGCAGCCGGGCCAGGGCGATCGCGGTGTCGCACAGGTCGGTGCGCACCAGTTCCGGCCCGGCGGGAGCGGCGTGCCCGGTGGTGTAGACCAGGTGCACCACCTCCAGCACCGCGCCGACACGGTCGGGCAGGTCGGCGGTCCGCGGCACCCGGTAGGGGATGCGGGCCACCGCGATCTTCTTCTTGGCCCGGGTGAGCCGGGCGGCCATCGTGCTCTCCTGCACCAGGAACGCCCGCGCCACCTCGGCCGTCGACAGCCCGCACAGCAACCGCAGGGTGAGCGCCACCTGGGCCTCCCGGGCCAGCGTCGGGTGACAGCAGGTGAAGATCAGCCGCAACCGGTCGTCCGGGATCGCATCCGGCTCCGGCGCCACCGTGACGTCGTCCATGACCAGCAACGGCAACGCCCGGCGCAGCACCTTCTCACGGCGCAGCAGATCCATCGCCCGGTTGCGGGCCACCGTGGTCAGCCAGGCCGCGGGCCGGGCCGGGACGCCGTCGCGCGGCCACACCTGCAGCGCCCGGGCGTAGGCGTCCTGGGTGCACTCCTCGGCCAGGTCGATGTCGCGGGTGACGCGCACCGTCGCGGCGAGCACCCGGGCCCACTCGTGGCGGTGCGCGTCCGCGACGGCCTCGGCGACGGTCACCGTTCGACGATCGGCCGGATCTCCACGCCGCCACCGGCCTCGCGGATCTCCGGCAACCGGCCCGCCAGCGCCACCGCGGCATCCAGGTCGGGCGCCTCCAGCAGGTAGAACCCGCCGAGGACCTCCTTGGTCTCGGGGAACGGGCCGTCGGTCGGCACCGCCTTGCCGTTCTCGAGGCCGCGCAGGGTGGTGGCGGTGGCCGCGGCCTGCAACTGGGCGCCGCCCACGATCGCCGGCCCGGCCGCCTGCGCGAAGGCCTCGTGCGCGGTGTGCTTGGCGGCGAGCTCCGCCGGCGAGTGCGCGTCCCACTCCTGCTCGTCGCCGTAGATGAGCACCAGGTACTTCGCCATGTCGCTGTCCGTTCTGCCCGGGGCCCTCGGTGGCCCGTCCGCCTACCCGACGAACGGGGGCGGGGCAGATCGACAGTACGACACGGGTTTTCGTCAGCTCTTCCCGTACCAGCGCAGCACGGCCGCGCCCACCGACATGCCGCCGCCGAACCCGGCCAGCAGGACCAGGTCGCCGTCCTTGATCTCGCCGTCCCGCGCGGCCTGGTCGAGCGCGATGGCCGCGGAGGCGCTCCCGGTGTTGCCGAGCCGGTCGAGCACCAGATGGGTACGGGCGCTGGTGAGCCCGGCCGCCGTCACCAGCTCGCGGATCATCAT includes:
- a CDS encoding glutathione S-transferase C-terminal domain-containing protein; translated protein: MGNLQLASPVDTERFGVYRVPATPGALTSRTGRITRDGEFAAEAGRYHLYGGWFCPWWQRVAIARALAGLADVVSMSFVDGARDGRGWAFRESHGADPVNGFTLLRQAYEASEPDFAGHVSVPALWDRSTGRLVSNDAPAMEVDLATCFGHLATATADLYPAALRTAIDDLDAWLGPIVNGGLTPANRDTVLATFRSLDDRLAGSRFLLGGAAPTLADIRLFVRLVRYDTGPNATRAITPALDTFPHLWAYARDLYTIPAFHDTTDFAAFSEPGAARLDWGAPAGR
- a CDS encoding RNA polymerase sigma factor; this translates as MTVAEAVADAHRHEWARVLAATVRVTRDIDLAEECTQDAYARALQVWPRDGVPARPAAWLTTVARNRAMDLLRREKVLRRALPLLVMDDVTVAPEPDAIPDDRLRLIFTCCHPTLAREAQVALTLRLLCGLSTAEVARAFLVQESTMAARLTRAKKKIAVARIPYRVPRTADLPDRVGAVLEVVHLVYTTGHAAPAGPELVRTDLCDTAIALARLLHTVLPDDIGVTGLLALLLLTDARRDARAGGHVLLAEQDRSRWDRALIAEGSALLVAALRHRAPTRYAVQAAIAAVHAEAPAWAATDWAEICGLYDVLRALWPNPVVDLNRAVAIGMRDGPEAGLAALHPLLDEPALATYGYLSVARADFLRKAGRRDEALVAYEEALTLTTNEVERAVVHRKMIEVRAR
- a CDS encoding YciI family protein, giving the protein MAKYLVLIYGDEQEWDAHSPAELAAKHTAHEAFAQAAGPAIVGGAQLQAAATATTLRGLENGKAVPTDGPFPETKEVLGGFYLLEAPDLDAAVALAGRLPEIREAGGGVEIRPIVER